The region CGCTGTTGTCATTCCTGGCTCAACTAGTTCTGCAATTTCCTTTAACACGGTTGCCACAATCCTGGATGCCTGCCGCATAATCTCAATTTCACGGGGTGATTTGAGTTCTACTCCGCGACGTTGTTTTTTAGGCGCAGGCAAAGCAGGCTGGTTAAGAAGTTGGGTCAAAATGTTCATTGTGGTTGAAGGAACGAAAATGAGCGAGCAAACAGCGTTGCACGAATGAATTATTGCAGATCTTTACATTAACCTAATTCTGGCTTGGGGGGGAGAATGCAACCAAACCCCCAGCTCAACTGGTACTGGCGGTGGTGACTGTCAACTTGCCAACCATTCCAGCCTCGGCGTGCCCTGGGATTGAGCAATGTAGCTCATAAGTTCCAGTTCTAATGGGAATAAATACCCAATCTGCAATTGCTCCTGGTTTAAGTTCTACCTCGTGAATTGCGCCTTTGACTTCCACGTTGCCAGCTTCTACTTTTTGTGACCAGATGTTATCGGCAAAGTCTTTAGCTGTGAAGTAATGCTTGCTATTGCTGGGGTTATCGAGTACGAGTTTATAGCGCTTGCCCGCTGCAAACTCGATCGCATTGGGCACAAACTTGAGTTCGTTGCTGGTGTTGCCGAGGTGAACCCGGATTTCGCTAGCGGGTTGACGGGAGAGATCAATTGCGGTTGGAGCGGCGATCGCAGGTGGCAATTTCCAACCCATTGCCAACCCGATTAAACAGCAAATGGTTAATAACCCCTGGAAAAAGTGGCGCGATCGCATCGTTGTGGACTCCTTATTTTTGTAAAGAAGTGGAGGGTGCAGGACCAGCCGTTACAATCACTAAGTTTGCCGGATGCAAAAGTTCTTGAATTACCTGACTGACCTGTTCTAGTGTCACTGCTTCAATTTTAGAGAGGTACTGACGGATTTCGTTGGGACCCAATCCATACACTGTATTCATCAGGAGTATGCTTGCCAGATTGGTGGGTGAGGCTAGCTCTACTGAGTAACTACTAATCAGCGATCGCTTGGCAGCCGCAACCTCCGCCGGACTCACGCCCTGTTCTCGAACTTGTCGCAGCAGGCTAATCGTGCTGGCGATCGCGCGATCCGCATCCTCTGGGGCTGTTTGCATATAAATCAGGAAAGGTCCTGATGTTTTGCCAGCCTGAAAGAGGCTGTAAATACCATAGGTTAAACCCTGGCGATCTCGAACTTCAGTCCCTAAGCGACTGGAAAGCGTATCCCCACCTAAGATCTGGTTCAACACTTGCACAGCGTAGAAGCGGGGATCTTGGCGAGCAATAGCGTTGTATCCCATAAACGTGATCGACTGAGTTTTGCCAGGCAAAATCGGCTTGAGCCGCACAGTTTGCTCTGGTAAAGGTACGGTAGGAAATGTAATCGGGGGATGCTGAGCCACTGTTTGCCAGGCACCAAACTCCTTAACCAGTAAATTGCGTACCCCAATTGGCTCAAAATCGCCTACCAGTGTCAGAATAGTTGCCTCTGGACTGTATTGCTGTTTGTAGAAATTCACGACATCATTGCGTGTAATTGCTTTCAGGCTTGCTTCTGTGGGCAGCACATGAAACGGATGATTGTCAGGATACACTGCTTGTTGAAACGCTCGTCGGGCAACCCGTGCAGGATTGTCTAAATCGAGTTTGAGTGCTGTGAGTGCCTGCTGGCGACTCAGCTCCAACTCTTTTTCAGGAAAATTGGCGTTTTGCAAGGTATCTGCAAGTACCCGGATTAAGCCAGGCAAATCGGCTGCCAGCGCTTCGCCCGAAATACTAACTCCTTCGCGAGTGGTGCTAAATTGCAGACTGGCTCCGCGGTTTTCTAGGGCTTTGGCGATCGCCAGGGCATTTTGTGTTTTGGTACCATTCAACAAATTATCCGCCGTTAAACTTGCTAGCCCTGCAGTTTGTGGCTGATCGTAAATAGACCCTGCTGCTACGAACCCGCTCAACGTTACGGTGGGAGTGCTGCGATCGCGCAATAACAGGATTTGCATCCCATTTTTCAACGTCAGTTTTTCTGGGAGAGTTTGCGTTGAAGACCGTTGATCGCTCGGCTTGAGTTCCGGCAAATACTTTGCCACCTCGGCTGGATCAACAGGTGTACCTGGGCTAAATTTTTCAGTGGTCTGAGAAAAACTGCTGATTGTTGCCCCAGCACTGCCATCAACTGTCGTTGGTTCAAAAAAACCAACAGTCCGATTCGCAGGAATCAGGTATGTCCGTGCTACTCGCTGAATGTCCGCTGCTGTAACTTGCGTAATTTGAGTAAGTAAGCGATCTGTAAACTGATAATCCCCAGTTGAAATGAAGTCATCCCCTAGTTGAGTTGCCTGGCTACTAATGTCCCGGTTACGCAAAATAATCGATGCTCGCAACTGTGCCTTCGCACGGGCTAACTCTTCAGGGGTGACTAATTGATTCCGCAAATCAGCGATGACTTGTTGCAAAATTGGGTCAATCTCTTTCAACTTTTTGCCAGGAGCGGCCGTAATCGAGAGATCGTACCATCCTCCCCCAATCAAGTTCGCTGCATAACCGCTGACATCACTTGCTAAGCCTGTTTCGACCAACGATTGATACAGGCGAGAACTGCGACCACCTGACAGGATGAAATCCATGACTTGCAGGGCTGGCACATCTGGGTGGCGCACATTGGGCAAGGGATAAACCGCGTTAAGTAGAGCGGCAGTTCCGGGTTGACGAATAGTGATGGGCGATCGCGCCGTCGCACGAGGAGCAGGTTCCGTTGGAGCCTGGGTTAGAGCATCTGCTGGGAGGGGAGTCGTAGCTTTAGGGATACTACCAAATGTGTTTTGAATCAGCGTCATGGTTTCGTCTGGCTTGAAGTTGCCCACTACGACCAACACTGCATTATCAGGACGGTAATAAGTGTCGTAATAGTACCGCACCCGCTCAACTGTGAACTTTTCTACATCTGCTTTGGTGCCACCAACTGGCAAACCGTAGGGGTTGTCAGGAAACACCGCTCGCATCACGGCTCGTCCTAACCGATAGCTCGGATTGTTTTCATATCCCTGCAACTCCGAAATCACGACTCGCTTCTCACTTGCCAGTGCACTCTCGTCAATGATGGAATTCCTCATGCGATCGGCTTCCAGCACCAGCAGTGCTTCTAGTTTGTCTTGTTCCACGGTGCCAAAATATGCCGTCATATCGTAACTGGTAAACGCATTGGACTGGCTACCTAACGCACTAAAAAATCGTCCAAACTGGATCGGTCGGTCTTTTGTTCCCTTAAACATCAAGTGTTCAAGTTGATGAGCGATACCGTTCTCGCCAGAAGCCTCATTTCGAGAACCGATGCGGTACCATACTTGCACACTCACAACTGGTGCAGTGTCTACTTTCTTGGTCAAAACCGTCAGCCCATTAGCTAAAACTGTTTTCTCAACCCCTTGAGTTAGGGCGAGCATAGAAGAGGACTGTGGCGCGGTTTTTCGTGGCTGGCTAGGAGGGGTCTGAGCAAGCTGTGTTGCAGATGCTGGCAACACTGTTTGCGAGATAACAGACACTAATCCTACCAGAGTAACCGTCAGGAAACTAATGGCAAATAGCGTGAAGAAATGAGAGTGCCAAACACGATGAGACCGATTCATAGAGCAAATGCAAGTTGTGAACGAAACATGCAACCACGTGCGTTGAGACTGTGAATAGTTCGCTGCCCAGTGACTTAATTCATGAGCAGATAATTTTAATCCCGATGTCTACTCTAATCCACTGACTAGAAATTCGTGTGACGGGGATGTGCAACAATTCTCTCTTCAGTGAAACAAAGAGAAGAGGGGTGGACTGACGACTGATCGTCATGGGCAGGGGAAAGGCGTATTGACTGGTGCAGGAGTGCCAGTAACGGTTACGCCACTGGGAGGGTTGTTGCCGCTAACGGCTCC is a window of Leptolyngbyaceae cyanobacterium JSC-12 DNA encoding:
- a CDS encoding putative copper-binding protein (IMG reference gene:2510096482~PFAM: Copper binding proteins, plastocyanin/azurin family) codes for the protein MRSRHFFQGLLTICCLIGLAMGWKLPPAIAAPTAIDLSRQPASEIRVHLGNTSNELKFVPNAIEFAAGKRYKLVLDNPSNSKHYFTAKDFADNIWSQKVEAGNVEVKGAIHEVELKPGAIADWVFIPIRTGTYELHCSIPGHAEAGMVGKLTVTTASTS
- a CDS encoding putative Zn-dependent peptidase (IMG reference gene:2510096483~PFAM: Peptidase M16 inactive domain; Insulinase (Peptidase family M16)), which encodes MNRSHRVWHSHFFTLFAISFLTVTLVGLVSVISQTVLPASATQLAQTPPSQPRKTAPQSSSMLALTQGVEKTVLANGLTVLTKKVDTAPVVSVQVWYRIGSRNEASGENGIAHQLEHLMFKGTKDRPIQFGRFFSALGSQSNAFTSYDMTAYFGTVEQDKLEALLVLEADRMRNSIIDESALASEKRVVISELQGYENNPSYRLGRAVMRAVFPDNPYGLPVGGTKADVEKFTVERVRYYYDTYYRPDNAVLVVVGNFKPDETMTLIQNTFGSIPKATTPLPADALTQAPTEPAPRATARSPITIRQPGTAALLNAVYPLPNVRHPDVPALQVMDFILSGGRSSRLYQSLVETGLASDVSGYAANLIGGGWYDLSITAAPGKKLKEIDPILQQVIADLRNQLVTPEELARAKAQLRASIILRNRDISSQATQLGDDFISTGDYQFTDRLLTQITQVTAADIQRVARTYLIPANRTVGFFEPTTVDGSAGATISSFSQTTEKFSPGTPVDPAEVAKYLPELKPSDQRSSTQTLPEKLTLKNGMQILLLRDRSTPTVTLSGFVAAGSIYDQPQTAGLASLTADNLLNGTKTQNALAIAKALENRGASLQFSTTREGVSISGEALAADLPGLIRVLADTLQNANFPEKELELSRQQALTALKLDLDNPARVARRAFQQAVYPDNHPFHVLPTEASLKAITRNDVVNFYKQQYSPEATILTLVGDFEPIGVRNLLVKEFGAWQTVAQHPPITFPTVPLPEQTVRLKPILPGKTQSITFMGYNAIARQDPRFYAVQVLNQILGGDTLSSRLGTEVRDRQGLTYGIYSLFQAGKTSGPFLIYMQTAPEDADRAIASTISLLRQVREQGVSPAEVAAAKRSLISSYSVELASPTNLASILLMNTVYGLGPNEIRQYLSKIEAVTLEQVSQVIQELLHPANLVIVTAGPAPSTSLQK